The Caenorhabditis elegans chromosome II genome has a segment encoding these proteins:
- the K08F8.7 gene encoding MARVEL domain-containing protein (Confirmed by transcript evidence), protein MDNSKKKKTKKKENVQHSFYFYLVLRFLAAIFCIIVIFIIGLSQYWTNRVSAVFGLLFVIIALLFSASAVSILFIWDVETTTIVKRCLFTFVFALSILVSAILFLIANDGCDSRAITQYGCYQSVSTGTFQVASVFCFLVLVFGLLDLGLNAFYFYRNSKKAPIYDIPPPSVAVIETEKSIHDIYMEYQRKGQTSSV, encoded by the exons ATGGACAACagcaagaagaagaaaaccaaaaagaaagaaaatgttcagcatagcttttatttttatttggtgCTGAGATTTTTAGCAGCA attttttgtattattgtAATATTCATAATTGGACTCAGCCAGTATTGGACTAACCGAGTATCAGCCGTATTTGGACTG CTATTCGTAATCATTGCACTACTGTTTTCAGCTTCAGCGGTGTCTATATTATTTATATGGGATGTTGAAACTACAACCATAGTTaag agatGTCTATTCACTTTTGTTTTTGCTCTTTCCATTCTCGTCTCTGCAATTCTGTTTTTAATTGCCAATGATGGTTGTGACTCCCGAGCAATAACTCAATACGGATGTTATCAATCAGTTTCCACTGGAACATTCCAAGTTGCTTCAGTATTTTGCTTTTTGGTTCTAGTATTTGGACTTCTGGATCTAGGCCTGAATGCCTTCTATTTTTATCGTAATTCAAAAAAGGCGCCAATTTATGACATTCCGCCACCGTCTGTTGCCGTCATCGAAACGGAAAA AAGTATACATGACATTTACATGGAGTATCAACGAAAAGGGCAAACAAGTTCTGTTTAA
- the fut-1 gene encoding Alpha-(1,3)-fucosyltransferase fut-1 (Confirmed by transcript evidence), with amino-acid sequence MTARSIKLFFARWKYLMFACCITYLLVIYAPISKSEQKDWKEGEIELSNDHELDVPILQKEELKPQQRPSFEENVPKKKTFNFNPVGKEPFDVEEVLTSSDIKLEERMTATVIPGQKRLILSWNAGHSQDNLQGCPDWNCEFTQVRARAPDADAVLIAHMDNDFVPKPNQYVVYFSQESPANSGIQIPRPDYINMTLGFRHDTPAGSPYGYTVKLGAKSRKTGQVVDANLVNGKAKGAAWFVSHCQTNSKREDFVKKLQKHLQIDIYGGCGPMKCARGDSKCDTMLDTDYHFYVTFENSICEDYVTEKLWKSGYQNTIIPLVLKRKLVEPFVPPNSFIAIDDFKSVKEMGDYLNYLMNNKTAYMEYFEWRHDYKVVFLDGSHHDVLERPWGFCQVCRMAWTEPRQKVLIPNWDAYWRQTCEKDGTLVDSIPLD; translated from the exons ATGACTGCAAGAAGCATCAAACTTTTCTTTGCAAG ATGGAAATATTTAATGTTTGCTTGTTGTATCACATATCTTCTTGTTATTTATGctccaatttcaaaatct GAACAAAAGGATTGGAAAGAAGGCGAAATAGAGCTTAGCAATGATCATGAATTAGATGTTCCAATTCttcaaaaagaagaattgAAGCCACAACAACGACCgtcatttgaagaaaatgtaCCCAAAAAGAagacttttaattttaatccaGTTGGAAAGGAACCATTTGATGTGGAAGAAGTGCTCACATCAAGTGATATTAAATTAGAAGAACGAATGACCGCAACTGTAATACCTG gaCAAAAGCGATTAATCCTGTCATGGAACGCCGGTCATTCTCAAGATAATCTTCAAGGATGCCCTGATTGGAATTGTGAATTCACGCAAGTCCGTGCAAGGGCTCCAGATGCAGATGCTGTTCTTATTGCTCATATGGACAATGATTTTGTCCCGAAGCCTAATCAATATGTAGTGTATTTCAGCCAG GAGTCACCAGCTAATTCTGGAATTCAAATTCCAAGGCCTGATTATATCAACATGACACTGGGATTTCGGCACGATACACCTGCTGGTTCTCCTTATGGATACACTGTTAAATTGGGCGCCAAGTCCCGAAAAACTGGACAa GTTGTGGATGCCAATTTAGTCAATGGAAAAGCAAAAGGAGCTGCTTGGTTTGTGAGCCATTGTCAGACAAACAGCAAGAGAGaagattttgttaaaaaactaCAG aaacatttgcAAATTGACATTTACGGTGGTTGTGGTCCAATGAAATGTGCACGTGGAGACAGCAAATGTGACACGATGCTGGATACCGA TTATCATTTCTATgtcacatttgaaaattcaatttgcgAAGATTATGTGACtgaaaaactttggaaatcgGGATATCAAAATACTATTATTCCATTGGTgttaaag agaaagcTTGTCGAGCCTTTTGTACCACCAAACAGCTTCATTGCTATTGACGATTTTAAAAGTGTGAAAGAAATGGGAGACTATCTCAATTATTTAATGAATAATAAGACCGCCTACAT GGAATACTTCGAATGGAGGCACGACTACAAAGTTGTATTTCttgatgggtctcaccacgatgttCTTGAGAGACCGTGGGGCTTCTGTCAAGTTTGTCGAATGGCTTGGACGGAGCCACGGCAGAAGGTTTTAATTCCGAATTGGGATGCGTATTGGCGGCAAACATGTGAAAAAGATGGAACACTAGTAGATTCTATTCCGTTAGATTAG
- the pah-1 gene encoding Phenylalanine-4-hydroxylase (Confirmed by transcript evidence), with protein sequence MNIDEIRKKYAMESYVADVNADIGKTTIVFTLREKAGALAETLKLFQAHDVNLSHIESRPSKTHEGCYEVLVEFAEAEDHRKIEGVIEHFQQKAEKKVLVQDWNTKNKQNKDSVPWFPQKINDIDQFANRILSYGAELDADHPGFKDMTYRERRKFFADIAFNFKHGDKIPTITYTDEEIATWRTVYNELTVMYPKNACQEFNYIFPLLQQNCGFGPDRIPQLQDVSDFLKDCTGYTIRPVAGLLSSRDFLAGLAFRVFHSTQYIRHHSAPKYTPEPDICHELLGHVPLFADVEFAQFSQEIGLASLGAPDDVIEKLATLYWFTIEFGICQQDGEKKAYGAGLLSSFGELQYALSDKPEVVDFDPAVCCVTKYPITEYQPKYFLAESFASAKNKLKSWAATINRPFQIRYNAYTQRVEILDKVAALQRLARDIRSDISTLEEALGKVNNLKMK encoded by the exons ATGAATATTGATGAAATTAGAAAG AAGTACGCCATGGAATCGTACGTTGCTGACGTCAACGCCGACATTGGCAAGACTACTATCGTATTCACTCTTCGTGAAAAGGCAGGAGCTCTCGCTGAAACATTGAAGCTGTTCCAG GCACATGATGTGAATCTGTCTCACATTGAATCAAGACCATCAAAGACTCATGAAGGATGCTATGAGGTGCTCGTTGAATTTGCTGAAGCTGAAGACCATCGTAAGATTGAAGGAGTTATTGAGCATTTCCAacaaaaagctgaaaagaaggTTCTTGTTCAAGACTGGAACaccaaaaacaaacaaaacaagG ATTCTGTTCCATGGTTCCCACAGAAGATCAACGACATCGATCAATTTGCCAACAGAATTCTTTCTTATGGAGCTGAGCTTGATGCCGATCACCCTGGATTTAAGGACATGACCTACCGCGAGCGCAGAAAGTTTTTCGCCGATATTGCATTCAACTTCAAACA CGGAGACAAGATCCCTACTATCACCTACACTGATGAAGAAATTGCCACGTGGCGTACAGTCTACAACGAGCTGACAGTTATGTACCCGAAAAACGCTTGCCAAGAGTTCAACTACATATTCCCACTCCTCCAGCAGAATTGTGGTTTTGGACCTGACCGCATTCCACAATTGCAGgatgtttcagattttttgaagg ATTGTACCGGGTACACGATTCGACCAGTCGCTGGTCTTCTTTCTTCTCGTGATTTCTTGGCTGGTTTGGCCTTCCGTGTTTTTCATTCCACACAATACATTCGCCATCATTCCGCTCCAAAATACACACCTGAACC AGATATCTGCCACGAGCTTCTGGGACATGTTCCACTATTTGCTGATGTTGAATTTGCACAATTCTCACAGGAAATCGGTCTTGCTTCTCTTGGAGCTCCAGATGatgttattgaaaaacttgCCACA cTCTACTGGTTCACAATCGAATTTGGAATCTGTCAACAAGATGGGGAGAAAAAAGCTTACGGAGCCGGACTTTTGAGTTCATTTGGAGAGCTTCAATATGCGTTGAGTGATAAGCCGGAAGTTGTAGATTTTGATCCAGCTGTATGTTGTGTCACCAAATATCCAATCACAGAATATCAGCCAAAGTATTTCTTAGCTGAATCATTTGCAAGTGCTAAGAACAAACTTAA ATCATGGGCAGCTACCATCAATCGTCCATTCCAAATTCGTTATAATGCTTACACTCAACGAGTTGAAATTCTCGACAAGGTAGCAGCACTTCAACGTCTCGCAAGAGACATCAGAAGTGATATTTCTACTTTGGAAGAAGCTCTTGGAAAAGTGAACAATCTCAAGATGAAGTga
- the pah-1 gene encoding Phenylalanine-4-hydroxylase (Confirmed by transcript evidence) → MPPAGQDDLDFLKYAMESYVADVNADIGKTTIVFTLREKAGALAETLKLFQAHDVNLSHIESRPSKTHEGCYEVLVEFAEAEDHRKIEGVIEHFQQKAEKKVLVQDWNTKNKQNKDSVPWFPQKINDIDQFANRILSYGAELDADHPGFKDMTYRERRKFFADIAFNFKHGDKIPTITYTDEEIATWRTVYNELTVMYPKNACQEFNYIFPLLQQNCGFGPDRIPQLQDVSDFLKDCTGYTIRPVAGLLSSRDFLAGLAFRVFHSTQYIRHHSAPKYTPEPDICHELLGHVPLFADVEFAQFSQEIGLASLGAPDDVIEKLATLYWFTIEFGICQQDGEKKAYGAGLLSSFGELQYALSDKPEVVDFDPAVCCVTKYPITEYQPKYFLAESFASAKNKLKSWAATINRPFQIRYNAYTQRVEILDKVAALQRLARDIRSDISTLEEALGKVNNLKMK, encoded by the exons ATGCCACCAGCTGGACAAGATGATCTTGACTTCTTG AAGTACGCCATGGAATCGTACGTTGCTGACGTCAACGCCGACATTGGCAAGACTACTATCGTATTCACTCTTCGTGAAAAGGCAGGAGCTCTCGCTGAAACATTGAAGCTGTTCCAG GCACATGATGTGAATCTGTCTCACATTGAATCAAGACCATCAAAGACTCATGAAGGATGCTATGAGGTGCTCGTTGAATTTGCTGAAGCTGAAGACCATCGTAAGATTGAAGGAGTTATTGAGCATTTCCAacaaaaagctgaaaagaaggTTCTTGTTCAAGACTGGAACaccaaaaacaaacaaaacaagG ATTCTGTTCCATGGTTCCCACAGAAGATCAACGACATCGATCAATTTGCCAACAGAATTCTTTCTTATGGAGCTGAGCTTGATGCCGATCACCCTGGATTTAAGGACATGACCTACCGCGAGCGCAGAAAGTTTTTCGCCGATATTGCATTCAACTTCAAACA CGGAGACAAGATCCCTACTATCACCTACACTGATGAAGAAATTGCCACGTGGCGTACAGTCTACAACGAGCTGACAGTTATGTACCCGAAAAACGCTTGCCAAGAGTTCAACTACATATTCCCACTCCTCCAGCAGAATTGTGGTTTTGGACCTGACCGCATTCCACAATTGCAGgatgtttcagattttttgaagg ATTGTACCGGGTACACGATTCGACCAGTCGCTGGTCTTCTTTCTTCTCGTGATTTCTTGGCTGGTTTGGCCTTCCGTGTTTTTCATTCCACACAATACATTCGCCATCATTCCGCTCCAAAATACACACCTGAACC AGATATCTGCCACGAGCTTCTGGGACATGTTCCACTATTTGCTGATGTTGAATTTGCACAATTCTCACAGGAAATCGGTCTTGCTTCTCTTGGAGCTCCAGATGatgttattgaaaaacttgCCACA cTCTACTGGTTCACAATCGAATTTGGAATCTGTCAACAAGATGGGGAGAAAAAAGCTTACGGAGCCGGACTTTTGAGTTCATTTGGAGAGCTTCAATATGCGTTGAGTGATAAGCCGGAAGTTGTAGATTTTGATCCAGCTGTATGTTGTGTCACCAAATATCCAATCACAGAATATCAGCCAAAGTATTTCTTAGCTGAATCATTTGCAAGTGCTAAGAACAAACTTAA ATCATGGGCAGCTACCATCAATCGTCCATTCCAAATTCGTTATAATGCTTACACTCAACGAGTTGAAATTCTCGACAAGGTAGCAGCACTTCAACGTCTCGCAAGAGACATCAGAAGTGATATTTCTACTTTGGAAGAAGCTCTTGGAAAAGTGAACAATCTCAAGATGAAGTga
- the K08F8.15 gene encoding uncharacterized protein (Confirmed by transcript evidence), whose translation MQMFDVGLV comes from the coding sequence ATGCAAATGTTTGACGTTGGACTAGTATAA
- the nsph-1.1 gene encoding Nematode Specific Peptide family (Partially confirmed by transcript evidence;~Product from WormBase gene class nsph), with product MDRKGFTMEKGNIDDIWTLQKVGTPFPPNVAKAPGETNKYVALWYKHGKPVMGRAWNDSGVVKGILPTVDMCSGKLDRFAKFQLICMFVLDDKIYSGADVGGSIQLLILDHIEKSKSFHYDWVNFKKAQSLTIEGKYEMVRCEYSASMYWPEHGLLGCVNTEKLVAHFVDNEMQIKTTKKLEHLLVLCKIAGSRDATEKEKEKGSTGSASKLLTVVNDWEDFNWGSAWPSNKNVMSIPKNIPSAGIDQFVALWYRHGKPIMGRAWQSNGRIEASFVDAKREFTGATVGSLQLLISLPPTTVGYDYVWMTYTQAIDYRDKDYVPVHLSYICPAIVPVDGKFFLGQVNMKTECATVALNGSVTQLDGGPVKSIMVLCRKEMAETMLI from the exons atggataGGAAAGGGTTCACAATGGAAAAG GGAAACATAGACGATATTTGGACATTACAAAAAGTTGGCACACCTTTTCCACCAAATGTTGCAAAAGCTCCTGGTGAGACAAATAAGTACGTCGCATTATGGTATAAACACGGAAAACCAGTGATGGGCAGAGCTTGGAACGATTCTGGAGTGGTGAAG GGAATTTTACCAACGGTAGATATGTGCTCTGGAAAGCTGGATCGATTTGCCAAGTTTCAACTCATC TGCATGTTTGTTCTCGATGATAAGATATATAGTGGAGCAGATGTCGGAGGAAGCATTCAATTACTTATTCTCGatcatattgaaaaatcaaaatcatttcATTATGATTGggtaaacttcaaaaaagcaCAAAGTTTGACAATTgaaggaaaatatgaaatggtTCGATGTGAATACAGTGCATCAATGTATTGGCCGGAGCATGGACTATTAGGATGCGTGAACACAGAGAAGCTTGTCGCACATTTTGTTGATAACGAAATGcaaatt aaaaccaccaaaaagttGGAACATCTTTTGGTTCTGTGTAAGATTGCTGGATCAAGAGACGCgactgaaaaagaaaaggaaaagggTTCCACTGGAAGTGCTTCAAAGTTATTGACAGTCGTCAACGATTGGGAGGATTTCAATTGGGGAAGTGCGTGGCCATCCAATAA aaatgtaaTGTCTATACCAAAAAACATCCCATCGGCAGGCATTGATCAATTTGTTGCGTTATGGTATCGGCATGGGAAACCAATTATGGGAAGGGCATGGCAAAGCAATGGAAGAATTGAAGCATCTTTTGTAGA CGCTAAACGAGAATTCACGGGAGCAACAGTCGGCTCACTCCAACTTTTGATCAGTTTGCCACCTACTACAGTTGGTTATGATTATGTATGGATGACCTACACACAA GCAATTGACTACCGTGACAAAGACTACGTTCCAGTTCATCTCAGCTACATTTGTCCTGCCATTGTTCCAGTcgatggaaaattttttctag GACAGGTGAACATGAAGACCGAGTGTGCTACAGTGGCCCTGAACGGTTCGGTGACCCAATTGGATGGAGGACCCGTCAAATCGATCATGGTTCTTTGCAGAAAAGAAATGGCTGAGACGATGCTCATCTGA
- the nsph-1.1 gene encoding Nematode Specific Peptide family (Confirmed by transcript evidence;~Product from WormBase gene class nsph), producing the protein MDRKGFTMEKGNIDDIWTLQKVGTPFPPNVAKAPGETNKYVALWYKHGKPVMGRAWNDSGVVKCMFVLDDKIYSGADVGGSIQLLILDHIEKSKSFHYDWVNFKKAQSLTIEGKYEMVRCEYSASMYWPEHGLLGCVNTEKLVAHFVDNEMQIKTTKKLEHLLVLCKIAGSRDATEKEKEKGSTGSASKLLTVVNDWEDFNWGSAWPSNKNVMSIPKNIPSAGIDQFVALWYRHGKPIMGRAWQSNGRIEASFVDAKREFTGATVGSLQLLISLPPTTVGYDYVWMTYTQAIDYRDKDYVPVHLSYICPAIVPVDGKFFLGQVNMKTECATVALNGSVTQLDGGPVKSIMVLCRKEMAETMLI; encoded by the exons atggataGGAAAGGGTTCACAATGGAAAAG GGAAACATAGACGATATTTGGACATTACAAAAAGTTGGCACACCTTTTCCACCAAATGTTGCAAAAGCTCCTGGTGAGACAAATAAGTACGTCGCATTATGGTATAAACACGGAAAACCAGTGATGGGCAGAGCTTGGAACGATTCTGGAGTGGTGAAG TGCATGTTTGTTCTCGATGATAAGATATATAGTGGAGCAGATGTCGGAGGAAGCATTCAATTACTTATTCTCGatcatattgaaaaatcaaaatcatttcATTATGATTGggtaaacttcaaaaaagcaCAAAGTTTGACAATTgaaggaaaatatgaaatggtTCGATGTGAATACAGTGCATCAATGTATTGGCCGGAGCATGGACTATTAGGATGCGTGAACACAGAGAAGCTTGTCGCACATTTTGTTGATAACGAAATGcaaatt aaaaccaccaaaaagttGGAACATCTTTTGGTTCTGTGTAAGATTGCTGGATCAAGAGACGCgactgaaaaagaaaaggaaaagggTTCCACTGGAAGTGCTTCAAAGTTATTGACAGTCGTCAACGATTGGGAGGATTTCAATTGGGGAAGTGCGTGGCCATCCAATAA aaatgtaaTGTCTATACCAAAAAACATCCCATCGGCAGGCATTGATCAATTTGTTGCGTTATGGTATCGGCATGGGAAACCAATTATGGGAAGGGCATGGCAAAGCAATGGAAGAATTGAAGCATCTTTTGTAGA CGCTAAACGAGAATTCACGGGAGCAACAGTCGGCTCACTCCAACTTTTGATCAGTTTGCCACCTACTACAGTTGGTTATGATTATGTATGGATGACCTACACACAA GCAATTGACTACCGTGACAAAGACTACGTTCCAGTTCATCTCAGCTACATTTGTCCTGCCATTGTTCCAGTcgatggaaaattttttctag GACAGGTGAACATGAAGACCGAGTGTGCTACAGTGGCCCTGAACGGTTCGGTGACCCAATTGGATGGAGGACCCGTCAAATCGATCATGGTTCTTTGCAGAAAAGAAATGGCTGAGACGATGCTCATCTGA